The DNA window ttacttgtttgttttactcattgactgatatatgtaatggcttaatgccttgttcatgtgttaatgaaaaatatcagctcattttcattcaatctttttctctcttttctgttttcTCTTGCTAGCTTCATCTTTCTGTTTTTTCTGCTTCCGAGTTTGGTTCTTCACCAAGCCTCGAGGCTTACTACTCAAGCAAGACTAGAAACAGCttgctgctgcctcttgcaccaacagtTATGCTGATGAAATTGTTACCACTAAGATCAAGATATTGCAAAGAGGATAGACCAGAAATAGAACTATGAATATCTGCTTCATCAAGAGTGCACATGTTGCAATATGACAAGTAAAGACACTCAAGCTTCGAGAGTCCAGTAAGAGATGCAGGTATGCTGATGAAATTGTTACCACGTAGATCGAGATGTTTCAAAGAGGATAGACCAGAAATGTCACGTGGAATATCTACTTCACAAAGATTGCACTCCCTTAGATTTAGCTTGCTTAATGAACTCAAACCTGACAACAAAGGCAACATTGGAGCCATGGGAGTTGTCCTTCTTCCTTGGATTACCTTGAAAACAGAAGACAAATTTGGTCGCAACTTTGCTTGCTGCAAATTCTCCGAGAAATTTTCAACTCTATAACAACCAGAAAGCTCTAGAGTTTTTATACGTTCCATTTTCCCATCAATCTTCGGAAACCTTACAAGACTTGAGCAACCCgaaaaaattaatgtttcaagAGATTCCATTCTAATTTTTATCGGAAGACTCTAAGACTTTTGCAAtctcttaaattcaaaagttTAAGGCTCTTAAGCACTCCTATTGATGGATGAATATCCACTAATTTGGTACAGCCttccaaaattaaaacttcaagatTTGATGCTGTTGTGAAGTTTGGTGTCTTGATCAGGTTTTGGCAACCTTTGAGGTTCATTATTTTCAACTTATACAAGGGCTGTTGAAGACAATAATAAAttagagagaaaagagaaagcaTAATAATTCTcaattttgtttttgtatttttaccttaatcaaagtttaataatttatattaaaataagctaaaacacAAGGATAAGATGAGTTAATTCTTACTCTATTTCCCTTCCATAGTAGTTTAATGCGACTATATGGTAAAAGAAGTGCAACAAGGTTGTTTGGTTGGAAGCTTGAAGGTAAGCATCTTAAAAGATATCCTGTCCAATATAAAAGCCGTAGTTcattagaaagatatttgagaTCATCACAATTTGTTTGGCAAAGCACTTTGAGCAGTCTCAAGTTTTTCATCTTTGAGAAGGTATCGGCACACAAGTTGAGCATCTTGCTTGATTCCCTAATAACCATGAGTAAAACAAATATGAGATTCAAAATATACAAAGACATTCAATATCTAAAAGCTATGTTACATTGATAGAATGATCAATTTCCATTGTAATGCAAAAAATTGAATCATTCCAAATTGGAATGAGAAGGAAGACAATGAGAGAGAgagattttattttcaaatgttttattttcttttcttctcactTTTCCCTATACCAAGCAATAGTGAGGAGGGAAATATATTTTCCATTCAATTTTCCATCTTTCCAATCAAGTTTTCCATCCCTTCAGTTTTCCACCCTTTTGATTTTCTTTCCACTCTGCCAAGTAAAGTCAAAaggtttttttgttgttgtttttaattgatttttttacaaaaaataataacaatattaatagtacatattgataaattcatatgtaTGTTTTCTTACCTTTTATTGTCGATGATCATACCTTCAATCACTTCGGTAgcctaaaaataattaagaatagacaataaaaatacaaaataaatagtCTAAATTGTACAataaaacttttgaaatttaCATCTATGTTCAACATTATCACAATCTTTTGGTCGAAATataggaaataaaatatttttgaatgagagaaattcaataaaattaaacacttatataacaaatcattattaatatttataatcaaCAAATGAAAACTATTTTAAAGCCACTCAATGTCAGTTAAGGATCGATATGTAAATAAATTAGACTAAGCTTTAGATTTACATCATAtattgataaaaagaaaattttgtatataatttttGTTGAATGATTTACCGTGTTTTTTGTTAGGACATGATGGACATCTTTTTCTTTCCACAATCTACAACGTTTTCGAGGTTCATCAACACATTTTTCTTCAACAATTTTTCTTCCCATTTCTTGCAACAAGGCATGCATCCGCAAATGTTGGTTGTCATCACTAACTTTTATGAGAGATTTTTTAATGAGAATATCGATTCCAATATCTGGAAAAAACTCACAACCATCCAATACTTTCATTACCAAATCTCTCTTCTCACCATTGAAGAAGCACGCTATATCTAGAAATATGTTCTTCTCCTTTTCTTCCAATCCATCAAAGCTAATTCTTAGCGTGTTAAGAATTTCTTTGTTAGAATCTTCTTTAAGTCTTTCGATTGCGCTTCTCCATTGAACTATATCTCTTTCGCACAAAAATGAGCCCAAAACTTCAAGAGCTAAGGGGAGACCACCAGCATAACATACAACATGTTCAGAAAGCTCAATGAAATCATCTTTTGGCACTGTATCACTATGAAAAGCATTCAAATTGAAAAGTCTAAGTGCATCGTCTGGATTCATTGTTTTAGGCTTATACACACCATCGACTCCGTAAGATCGGAGTAAATGTTCATCTCTTGTTGTTACAATGATTCGACTCCCTAAACCAAACCAATCACGCCTTCCAACCAAGCATTTCAAGTGTTGTACATTATCAACATCATCAAGAACAACAAGAACCTTTTCACTACACAACCTGCGGCTAATTATGGCATTCCCTTTATGAACATTGAAAAAATTGAAGCATTCATTTGGCAAGATTTGAGAAAGAAGTTGTTTCTGTAAAGAAACAAGTCCACATTTGTTTGAAACTTCTCGAATATCAGCAAGAAAGCTTTTGCCTTCAAAATGAGGTGACATTTGAGTGTAAACAACCCTCGCAAGAGTTGTTTTACCGATGCCACCCATTCCGCAAATTCCTATAATGCGGACATCATCTTCCCCGATGTTTATTTTCGAATACAGCTCCTTCAAAGGTAAGCTAATTCCAACCAATTCATCATGAACAATTGGATATGTCTCACATAATTTGGCTGATATCTTCCTAACAATGTCTCCGATAAACTCTGATTCATTCCTACAacgaaataaaaaattgtttctaTCTTTCAAATGCTCTTTGTCATTTTTAGTTCAATGAATCATGAAATATAATATAGTTGGAAGCAAACAAAAAGCAAGAATAAGACAGTAAGATATATTAtggcatcaaaatacacaactttCTCGTTAGAATTcttaattaaacacaaaattctaaaaaattacatgcaatctagaaaaaaaaacaattttttagtcATTAAAACTAGGAAATAGAGAAGAAATGAAAGAATTACCCATTATGTAAATGCCATCCTTTGATCTTAGCTACTTCAGCCAAAGCATTTCGCCACTTTTGGATCTTGTCTTTATCTTCCTTGTACCTCACTTCATGTTTGGCAAAGGCTTCTtctactttttctttttggtttcttaAATCGGATGGATCCACTTGGTAGAAAATTGGAAATACTTTATGTCCGTTAGCATTTTTTTGTTGAACAATTTCAGCAAGCTCCTCCAAGCACCATCCTGAAAAGGCAtaggtttttgaaaaaataattaccGAGCACCATGATTGCTGAATTGCTTTGGAGAGTTCGGGTGCGATCTCTTCGCCAGCGTCCAGCTTTGGATCATCCCTGAAGGTGACGATTCCACTACTCTTTAGAGCATCATAAAGATGACCCGTGAAGTTCTTGCGAGTATCTTCACCTCTAAAACTCAAGAAAAACATCATATTTCTTTCTAGAAATGGGCGAAGAAGTCGAAGGTAACGACAGCATGAGGATGTATGAAAGGAGAAGGATATCTCTATCTGGTGCTCAAAATCAGAAAATAGATCGCCCGATCCTCGCAAAGAAACTAGAAAAAGTAAGTATATGAGCATAGGGGAGGAGATTAGGGGTCAAAATGAGTGATGGATGTTCTTTCCAAGAAGAATCCAAGAAGGTGAAAGTGGGCACAGTGGAGGCTATTAAAAATGTTGGACGGTTTGTATTTTACGTATTTAATAATTATAGAGTAGATAAGATTATGacaataatcattaaaatataTCTTTAATAATTATCCTTCGTTATGGGCTGGTTAAAAAGTTTACCAAACAACCAACTACTCGCATCGACACGTGGAGAACTTCTATCTCGAAGGACAGATCCTTTTCGACTCGCTTGTCCAGAATTTCTACAATGGAAGCATCATCACTGACAAAAATGCGACAGGAAGCAACTCCAACCCATTGACCATTCTGAATATTGAGTGGTAGAGGTATCCTAATTGTAGAGCCACCACTCTGTTGGCTAAACTATTTTGGGATTTCACTTCCAGGTATAATAACATCAAACATTTGTATTGAATTTGCAAATGCCTGCAAAATGAAACTTCAGTCGCTTGGTAAATAAAACCACAAATTCCCAAGTATGAGAGGGAAAGAAAGAGAAATTAATTAACCTTGTGATGTATTTTCAAAAATGTTAATGCATTGATGTTGTCAGCCAATCTGTAGCAGTTAATTGCTTTAATGGAAGCTAAATCCAATAAATTTCATACTTTTGATGGACTTGCAACTACTTCAAGTGAAGTTCAGCCATCTATGCATACTCTCTCTATACTTGTTAGAAGCTCAGGCAAGGATTTAAGCTCTTTGCAATTTATAACATAAGAAGTTTAAGCTCTTTGAGTAAGAGACGCAAGTATGCTGATGAAATTGTTACCACTAAGATCAAGATCTGTCAAGGAGGATAGGCAAGAAATATCACTAGGAATATCT is part of the Gossypium hirsutum isolate 1008001.06 chromosome D11, Gossypium_hirsutum_v2.1, whole genome shotgun sequence genome and encodes:
- the LOC107935698 gene encoding TMV resistance protein N isoform X3, whose product is MLIYLLFLVSLRGSGDLFSDFEHQIEISFSFHTSSCCRYLRLLRPFLERNMMFFLSFRGEDTRKNFTGHLYDALKSSGIVTFRDDPKLDAGEEIAPELSKAIQQSWCSVIIFSKTYAFSGWCLEELAEIVQQKNANGHKVFPIFYQVDPSDLRNQKEKVEEAFAKHEVRYKEDKDKIQKWRNALAEVAKIKGWHLHNGNESEFIGDIVRKISAKLCETYPIVHDELVGISLPLKELYSKINIGEDDVRIIGICGMGGIGKTTLARVVYTQMSPHFEGKSFLADIREVSNKCGLVSLQKQLLSQILPNECFNFFNVHKGNAIISRRLCSEKVLVVLDDVDNVQHLKCLVGRRDWFGLGSRIIVTTRDEHLLRSYGVDGVYKPKTMNPDDALRLFNLNAFHSDTVPKDDFIELSEHVVCYAGGLPLALEVLGSFLCERDIVQWRSAIERLKEDSNKEILNTLRISFDGLEEKEKNIFLDIACFFNGEKRDLVMKVLDGCEFFPDIGIDILIKKSLIKVSDDNQHLRMHALLQEMGRKIVEEKCVDEPRKRCRLWKEKDVHHVLTKNTATEVIEGMIIDNKRVERKSKGWKTEGMENLIGKMEN
- the LOC107935698 gene encoding disease resistance protein RUN1 isoform X1; translation: MLIYLLFLVSLRGSGDLFSDFEHQIEISFSFHTSSCCRYLRLLRPFLERNMMFFLSFRGEDTRKNFTGHLYDALKSSGIVTFRDDPKLDAGEEIAPELSKAIQQSWCSVIIFSKTYAFSGWCLEELAEIVQQKNANGHKVFPIFYQVDPSDLRNQKEKVEEAFAKHEVRYKEDKDKIQKWRNALAEVAKIKGWHLHNGNESEFIGDIVRKISAKLCETYPIVHDELVGISLPLKELYSKINIGEDDVRIIGICGMGGIGKTTLARVVYTQMSPHFEGKSFLADIREVSNKCGLVSLQKQLLSQILPNECFNFFNVHKGNAIISRRLCSEKVLVVLDDVDNVQHLKCLVGRRDWFGLGSRIIVTTRDEHLLRSYGVDGVYKPKTMNPDDALRLFNLNAFHSDTVPKDDFIELSEHVVCYAGGLPLALEVLGSFLCERDIVQWRSAIERLKEDSNKEILNTLRISFDGLEEKEKNIFLDIACFFNGEKRDLVMKVLDGCEFFPDIGIDILIKKSLIKVSDDNQHLRMHALLQEMGRKIVEEKCVDEPRKRCRLWKEKDVHHVLTKNTATEVIEGMIIDNKRESSKMLNLCADTFSKMKNLRLLKVLCQTNCDDLKYLSNELRLLYWTGYLLRCLPSSFQPNNLVALLLPYSRIKLLWKGNRPLYKLKIMNLKGCQNLIKTPNFTTASNLEVLILEGCTKLVDIHPSIGVLKSLKLLNLRDCKSLRVFR
- the LOC107935698 gene encoding disease resistance protein RUN1 isoform X2; this encodes MLIYLLFLVSLRGSGDLFSDFEHQIEISFSFHTSSCCRYLRLLRPFLERNMMFFLSFRGEDTRKNFTGHLYDALKSSGIVTFRDDPKLDAGEEIAPELSKAIQQSWCSVIIFSKTYAFSGWCLEELAEIVQQKNANGHKVFPIFYQVDPSDLRNQKEKVEEAFAKHEVRYKEDKDKIQKWRNALAEVAKIKGWHLHNGNESEFIGDIVRKISAKLCETYPIVHDELVGISLPLKELYSKINIGEDDVRIIGICGMGGIGKTTLARVVYTQMSPHFEGKSFLADIREVSNKCGLVSLQKQLLSQILPNECFNFFNVHKGNAIISRRLCSEKVLVVLDDVDNVQHLKCLVGRRDWFGLGSRIIVTTRDEHLLRSYGVDGVYKPKTMNPDDALRLFNLNAFHSDTVPKDDFIELSEHVVCYAGGLPLALEVLGSFLCERDIVQWRSAIERLKEDSNKEILNTLRISFDGLEEKEKNIFLDIACFFNGEKRDLVMKVLDGCEFFPDIGIDILIKKSLIKVSDDNQHLRMHALLQEMGRKIVEEKCVDEPRKRCRLWKEKDVHHVLTKNTATEVIEGMIIDNKRESSKMLNLCADTFSKMKNLRLLKVLCQTNCDDLKYLSNELRLLYWTGYLLRCLPSSFQPNNLVALLLPYSRIKLLWKGNRSCKVSED